A genomic stretch from Erigeron canadensis isolate Cc75 chromosome 9, C_canadensis_v1, whole genome shotgun sequence includes:
- the LOC122581018 gene encoding lipid phosphate phosphatase delta-like encodes MESIMLIPTWQVYFLFGVFTWIIFSSIFNFTKKIRSLAQPCVIHCVVSGTPTILQIQKYQHGFLDAFFSGLSCVVSVPFYTGFLPLLFWSGHGKLARQMTLLMAFCDYLGNCIKDVVSAPRPKSPPVRILTATKDEKENALEYGLPSSHTLNTVCLSGYLLHYVLSCHESMGSFYHIAGITFVCLFIGLIGLGRIYLGMHSVIDIFGGLVLGLTILAFWLQVHDSIDNFVTLGKNVTYFWIALSSLLLFAYPTPKHPTPSFEFHTAFTGVALGIVTGVQQTYHQFHHENVSRLFTPQLTIPAFAGRILIGIPTILLVKFCSKALAKWILPITASALGIPVRSSGYVAALIGSSGVKKSNEVKQSGGYLQKMFFSRQDSFDVDTGIRLLQYAGLAWSVVDLVPSLFSQLNL; translated from the exons atgGAAAGCATAATGTTAATACCAACATGGCAAGTATATTTCTTGTTTGGGGTGTTCACATGGattattttttcttcaatttttaatttcacCAAAAAGATTAGATCTTTAGCACAACCATGTGTTATTCATTGTGTTGTTTCTGGTACTCCTACTATTCTTCAGATCCAG AAATATCAGCATGGTTTTTTGGATGCTTTCTTCTCTGGGCTATCTTGTGTTGTTTCTGTGCCCTTTTATACTGGCTTTCTTCCGTTGCTATTTTGG AGTGGACATGGGAAATTGGCAAGGCAGATGACACTTTTAATGGCGTTTTGTGATTATTTAGGGAATTGTATAAAG GATGTGGTGTCTGCTCCTAGACCCAAATCTCCACCAGTGAGGATACTAACTGCCACAAAAGATGAGAAAGAGAATGCATTGGAATATGGATTGCCGTCTTCTCACACTCTTAATACAGTTTGTTTGTCAGG TTACCTCTTGCATTATGTCTTATCATGCCATGAAAGTATGGGTTCATTCTATCACATAGCAGGAATTACATTTGTTTGCTTGTTCATAGGCCTTATTGGTCTCG GAAGAATATATCTTGGTATGCATAGTGTGATCGACATCTTTGGTGGGCTTGTTCTTGGACTAACAATCCTTGCATTTTGGCTTCAAGTTCATGACTCCATCGACAATTTTGTAACTTTAGGAAAAAACG TTACATACTTTTGGATTGCACTTAGCTCATTGTTGCTCTTTGCCTACCCAACACCCAAACATCCAACTCCAAGTTTTGAGTTTCACACGGCCTTCACCGGCGTGGCACTGGGAATC GTAACAGGTGTCCAACAAACATACCATCAATTTCATCACGAAAATGTATCACGTTTATTCACGCCTCAACTCACGATTCCAGCCTTTGCTGGCAGAATTCTAATCGGTATCCCAACAATTCTGCTCGTTAAATTCTGCAGCAAAGCTCTTGCAAAATGGATTCTTCCCATTACAGCAAGTGCACTGGGGATCCCAGTAAGATCATCCGGCTATGTTGCAGCTTTGATTGGTTCTTCAGGGGTCAAAAAGTCAAATGAAGTCAAACAGTCTGGCGGGTATCTCCAAAAGATGTTTTTTAGCAGGCAGGACTCGTTTGATGTTGATACTGGCATCCGATTGCTGCAATATGCCGGTCTTGCTTGGTCCGTGGTTGATCTTGTTCCTTCTTTGTTCTCTCAACTCAACTTGTGA
- the LOC122581016 gene encoding DEAD-box ATP-dependent RNA helicase 37-like, which yields MRTSWADVVDNAADSGSGSYEGNASGGPVKPAYVPPHLRNRPAASGRAAGSGAVNSVVPSMNDSLGYGGQTSGSRWGGAPRQDYGRTGYGGRGGGWGNRGGRDYEANPFGNDEIEAVEETKSAQESNGINFDAYEHIDVETTGENVPPPVDTFADIDLGDALNLNIRRCKYVKPTPVQRYTIPISLAGRDLMACAQTGSGKTAAFCFPIISGIMKANVQKPYGTRTVFPLALILSPTRELASQIHVEGKKFAYQTGVKVVVVYGGAPINQQLRELERGVDILVATPGRLVDLLERAKVSLQMIRYLALDEADRMLDMGFEPQIRKIVEQTDMPPRGTRQTMLFSATFPREIQRLASDFLSNYIFLTVGRVGSSTGLIDQRVEFVQESDKRSHLMDLLHAQKDTGTNGTQPLTLVFVETKKGADSLEYWLYSNGFPATTIHGDRSQPEREQALRSFKSGNTPILVATDVAARGLDIPHVSHVVNFDLPNDIDDYVHRIGRTGRAGKTGLATAFFNEGNLSLAKGLADLIQEANQEVPAWLTRYASRPSYGGGKNKKSGGRFGGRDFRKEGAYSGGGGYGGGGYGGGGYGGGGYGGSGYGGGGYGGYSGGGGYGGAASGAPSAWD from the exons ATGAGAACTTCTTGGGCAGATGTTGTTGATAATGCAGCGGATTCGGGGTCTGGTAGTTACGAGGGTAATGCGTCGGGAGGTCCTGTTAAGCCGGCTTATGTACCACCTCATCTTCGTAACCGGCCAGCTGCTTCTGGGCGGGCGGCTGGCTCGGGTGCGGTGAATAGTGTTGTACCGTCTATGAATGATAGTTTAGGGTACGGTGGACAGACGAGTGGGTCACGGTGGGGTGGTGCTCCTAGGCAGGATTATGGTAGGACAGGGTATGGTGGTCGAGGCGGTGGGTGGGGAAATAGAGGTGGGAGAGATTACGAGGCTAACCCGTTTGGTAATGATGAGATAGAAGCTGTTGAGGAGACTAAGTCTGCGCAAGAAAGTAACGGTATTAATTTTGATGCTTATGAGCATATTGATGTTGAAACGACTGGGGAGAATGTACCACCTCCGGTTGATACGTTTGCAGATATTGATTTAGGAGATGCTTTGAATCTAAACATTAGGAGGTGTAAGTATGTTAAGCCGACACCAGTTCAGCGTTATACGATTCCCATTTCTTTAGCTGGTCGAGATTTAATGGCATGTGCTCAAACGGGTTCGGGGAAGACAGCAGCATTTTGCTTTCCTATAATCAGCGGAATTATGAAAGCAAATGTGCAAAAACCATATGGTACTAGGACTGTGTTCCCCCTTGCTCTTATTCTATCTCCTACGAGGGAGCTCGCATCTCAG ATACACGTGGAAGGTAAAAAATTTGCTTATCAAACAGGTGTCAAGGTGGTAGTCGTTTATGGAGGTGCGCCAATTAATCAACAG CTACGAGAGCTGGAGAGAGGAGTTGATATTCTTGTGGCGACTCCAGGGAGATTAGTCGATTTACTGGAAAGGGCAAAAGTGTCATTGCAAATGATAAGGTACCTGGCACTTGATGAAGCAGATCGCATGCTGGACATGGGATTTGAGCCTCAGATCAGGAAGATCGTGGAGCAAACAGACATGCCTCCACGGGGGACAAGACAAACCATGCTGTTTAGTGCCACATTTCCTAGAGAAATCCAG AGATTGGCATCcgattttctttcaaattacaTATTTCTAACCGTTGGGCGTGTTGGTTCAAGTACGGGTTTAATAGACCAAAGGGTAGAGTTTGTTCAAGAAAGTGACAAACGAAGCCATCTTATGGATCTTCTTCACGCTCAGAAGGACACCGGAACTAATGGCACT CAACCTCTTACATTAGTATTTGTCGAAACCAAAAAGGGAGCCGATTCGCTTGAATATTGGCTGTATAGTAATGGCTTTCCTGCAACAACAATTCATGGTGACAGATCACAACCG GAAAGGGAGCAAGCATTGAGATCCTTCAAGAGTGGGAACACGCCAATACTAGTTGCAACAGATGTGGCAGCACGTGGTCTCGATATCCCTCACGTGTCTCACGTGGTCAACTTTGACCTTCCTAACGATATAGACGATTACGTGCACAGAATAGGGAGAACAGGCAGAGCTGGGAAAACTGGTTTAGCTACAGCTTTCTTTAACGAGGGTAATTTGTCACTGGCAAAAGGATTAGCTGATCTGATTCAAGAAGCTAATCAAGAAGTACCCGCATGGCTTACCCGTTATGCTAGTAGGCCGTCTTATGGTGGTGGCAAGAACAAGAAGTCAGGAGGACGATTTGGTGGGCGTGACTTCAGAAAGGAGGGGGCTTATAGTGGTGGTGGGGGATATGGCGGCGGTggttatggtggtggtggatatGGGGGTGGCGGATATGGTGGTAGCGGATATGGCGGCGGTGGATATGGTGGTTATAGTGGCGGCGGCGGATATGGTGGTGCTGCCTCTGGTGCACCCAGTGCTTGGGACTAA
- the LOC122581773 gene encoding uncharacterized protein LOC122581773 → MNSIVSPLSVSWLPSLHTKPTPYKRLLSHKCLINHRLSLLSIQSISASSPKSTVCAVPPSEGTVSVIDFENFVEKDWSFLEAGDLNSNEVADRIISAGKVGKDSKVLISTGSEGFVDRVVETSPCKQLLVVHDSLFVLACIKEKYDKVKCWQGELIFVPEKWAPFDVVLLYFLPGLPFDLSQVFEALAKVCLPGARIVISHPKGREGLEQQKAEYPDVVVSTLPDKSALESAASHHLFTMADFVDEPGFYLAVLAYTK, encoded by the exons ATGAATTCGATTGTTTCACCGTTATCCGTCTCATGGCTTCCATCGCTTCACACTAAGCCTACACCTTATAAACGCTTATTATCACACAAGTGTTTGATTAATCATCGGTTGTCGTTGCTTTCAATCCAATCGATTTCGGCTTCTTCACCTAAGTCAACTGTTTGCGCTGTACCTCCAAGTGAAGGAACTGTGTCTGTTAtcgattttgaaaattttgtggAGAAAGATTGGTCGTTTCTTGAAGCAGGTGATTTAAATTCTAATGAAGTTGCTGACCGAATAATCTCTGCTGGGAAAGTTGGAAAAGATTCAAAGGTTTTGATTTCGACGGGATCAGAAGGATTTGTTGATCGAGTGGTCGAAACGAGTCCTTGTAAACAGTTGCTTGTTGTTCATGACTCTTTATTTGTGTTAGCTTGCATTAAAGAGAAGTATGACAAGGTAAAATGTTGGCAAGGAGAACTGATTTTCGTGCCTGAAAAATGGGCGCCTTTTGATGTTGTCTTGCTTTACTTCCTTCCGGGTCTGCCATTTGACCTTAGTCAAGTCTTTGAAGCACTAGCGAAAGTTTGCCTTCCAG GTGCAAGAATCGTGATAAGCCATCCGAAAGGAAGAGAAGGGCTCGAGCAGCAAAAAGCTGAGTACCCTGATGTTGTAGTCTCCACCTTGCCTGATAAATCCGCACTAGAGAGCGCTGCATCTCATCATTTATTTACGATGGCTGATTTTGTTGATGAACCTGGTTTTTATCTTGCTGTATTAGCATACACAAAGTAG
- the LOC122581157 gene encoding uncharacterized protein LOC122581157: protein MPELTHDTTTSCGSVSSTVFWSKNRDDSISHNHLQKFWSDLPLQARQKLLKIDKQTLFEQARKNMYCSRCNGLLLEGFMQIIMHGKSLQQEGTVGLGSGNRSRTSKTQTVEDECLTIGFQDPSVHPWGGLKTTRDGTLTLSDCYIYSKYSKGLQNVFDSARARERERELLYPDACGGGGRGWISQGMLGYGRGHGTRETCALHTARLSVDTLVDFWSALGEETRYSLLRMKEEDFMERLMYRFDSKRFCRDCRKNVIREFKELKELKRMKKETRCTSWFCAADTSFQYEVTLDTIQADWHQNYADSTGLYEHYEWAVGTGEGKSDILDFENVGTSAKAQVSGLDLTGLNSCYITLRAWRTDGRFNKVSVKAHALKGQHCVHARLVVGDGYVTITRGENIRRFFEHAEEADEEEDDDSVDKDGNEIDGECSRPQKHAKSPELAREFLLDAATVIFKEQVEKAFREGTARQNAHSMFVSLALKLLEERVMVACKDIITLEKQFKLLEEEEKEKRDEEERKERRKAKEKEKKLRRKERLRSKDKEKEKTCAEPPQTPSVPDTNEEELTNVINEPNVTNTYCEEQEDTLSSMPASEDYAQEDKILEYDEDFNVEFSYKEDGNQWFESDQLKHPRRRLKPWKDYQLDQPSKWQERRRFENGSIANKPGPRFHNDSFETSSINGNFNGVNKPVRRSIGSRYNERLHCSHNRTSGRYDPPACNCYHNDYRPKAGKKLEPDTDISKQYIRGNKYNNQTESVWEKSRTKVMTGINGSSRDSSYTKKVWEPRSNIDTDDLIDRSADVTKPVKIINLSEKTGVTNSTLINHESNGMKDLKSNVHVEAEPEPESGTTDLSITSSSNSNSDSCSSSLSEGDGSSSFSSNPQNPESSSTSDSEYASHHSDVMKETSLCLENDFSECGIVKEGDFLRKDTSGELLTKTTESCESVKTNDVTVSHHHGNVMPPPMQAQSLHFPVFQAPSMGYYHQGPVPWTTAPANGLVPLPHPNHYLFPSPFSYGFNGNPRYLQYGVAGLQPLAPPLLNHSQLPIYQPVPPINGIKEHSKAVPIKGTQKENTEKLETGCSTVAGGQNGNSDKHQNGNTGFSLFHFGGPVDVSNGFKPDEVAPALKNGIDVNVCSKTSGDSCGKDANAVEEYNLFAASNGIQFSFF, encoded by the exons atgCCGGAATTAACGCACGATACAACGACGTCGTGTGGATCAGTTTCGTCAACTGTGTTTTGGTCTAAGAATCGAGATGATAGTATTAGTCACAATCACCTCCAGAAG TTTTGGAGTGACTTACCGCTGCAAGCTAGGCAGAAACTCTTGAAAATTGATAAGCAAACACTTTTTGAACAAGCGCGTAAAAATATGTATTGCTCCAGATGCAATGGGTTACTTCTGGAAGGTTTTATGCAGATTATTATGCATGGAAAGTCATTGCAGCAAGAGGGAACAGTTGGTCTCGGTTCTGGCAATAGGTCAAGAACCTCAAAAACCCAAACCGTCGAAGATGAGTGCTTAACAATTGGGTTTCAAGATCCATCTGTTCATCCTTGGGGAGGTCTAAAGACTACTAGGGATGGAACACTCACCCTCTCGGATTGCTATATTTATTCAAAGTATTCTAAGGGGCTCCAAAAT GTCTTTGACAGTGCTAGAGCAAGGGAGCGCGAACGTGAGTTACTTTATCCTGATGCATGTGGAGGTGGAGGTCGTGGATGGATTAGCCAAGGGATGTTGGGGTATGGAAGAGGTCATGGAACCCGTGAAACATGCGCTTTGCATACTGCTAGACTTTCCGTTGACACTTTGGTCGACTTTTGGTCTGCACTAGGAGAAGAAACAAGATATTCTCTTCTAAGGATGAAGGAAGAAGATTTCATGGAACGACTAATGTACAG GTTTGACAGCAAGAGATTTTGCAGAGATTGCAGAAAGAATGTTATCCGTGAGTTTAAAGAGCTAAAAGAACTTAAGCGCATGAAGAAAGAAACTCGTTGCACGAGCTGGTTTTGTGCAGCTGATACAAGCTTTCAATATGAG GTGACTCTTGATACAATTCAGGCTGACTGGCATCAAAACTATGCCGACTCCACAGGATTATATGAGCATTATGAATGGGCTGTTGGGACTGGAGAGGGAAAATCTGATATACTAGATTTTGAAAATGTTGGCACAAGTGCAAAGGCCCAAGTGAGTGGTCTAGATCTCACTGGTTTGAATTCATGCTATATCACTCTAAGGGCATGGAGAACCGATGGACGCTTCAACAAAGTCTCAGTTAAAGCCCATGCTTTGAAGGGTCAACACTGTGTTCATGCTAGGCTTGTAGTCGGTGATGGTTATGTTACAATCACAAGAGGAGAAAACATTAGGAGGTTCTTCGAGCACGCAGAAGAGGCCGATGAAGAAGAG GATGATGATTCCGTGGACAAGGATGGAAATGAGATAGATGGAGAATGTTCCCGTCCTCAAAAACATGCGAAGAGTCCAGAACTTGCTCGAGAATTTCTTTTAGATGCTGCGACAGTTATTTTTAAGGAGCAG GTTGAAAAGGCATTCAGAGAAGGGACTGCTCGTCAAAATGCACACAGCATGTTTGTATCTCTTGCGTTAAAATTGTTGGAAGAACGTGTGATGGTCGCATGCAAGGACATTATTACTTTGGAAAAACAG TTTAAGCTCCTTGAGGAAGAAGAGAAAGAGAAGCgtgatgaagaagaaaggaaGGAGCGAAGAAAggcaaaagaaaaggaaaaaaagctTCGTAGGAAAGAGAGGCTCAggagtaaagataaagaaaaggagaaaacGTGTGCCGAACCTCCTCAAACTCCATCTGTTCCTGATACCAATGAAGAGGAATTGACAAATGTTATCAATGAGCCAAATGTCACCAACACTTATTGTGAAGAACAGGAAGATACTCTGTCATCTATGCCTGCATCAGAAGATTATGCTCAGGAGGATAAAATATTGGAATATGATGAAGATTTCAATGTCGAATTCAGTTATAAAGAAGACGGAAATCAATGGTTTGAAAGTGATCAATTAAAACACCCACGTAGGAGACTGAAACCATGGAAAGACTATCAACTTGATCAACCCTCAAAGTGGCAAGAAAGACGGCGGTTTGAGAATGGGTCAATAGCCAATAAACCCGGGCCAAGGTTTCACAATGACAGTTTTGAAACTTCTTCAATAAATGGCAACTTTAATGGAGTAAATAAGCCTGTAAGGCGTTCAATTGGATCACGGTACAACGAAAGACTACATTGTTCTCATAATAGAACGAGTGGCAGGTACGACCCTCCTGCATGTAATTGCTACCATAATGATTACCGACCCAAAGCAGGAAAGAAACTGGAACCTGATACAGATATCTCGAAACAATATATTCGCGGAAACAAGTACAATAATCAAACTGAAAGTGTTTGGGAAAAATCCAGGACCAAAGTTATGACTGGAATTAACGGGTCAAGTAGAGATTCATCGTATACAAAGAAAGTATGGGAACCCAGAAGCAATATAGATACTGATGATCTTATTGATCGGTCTGCTGATGTCACCAAACCCGTCAAGATAATTAATTTATCAGAAAAGACCGGCGTGACCAATTCGACTCTCATCAATCATGAGAGTAATGGGATGAAGGATTTAAAAAGTAATGTTCATGTAGAAGCCGAACCTGAACCTGAAAGTGGGACGACTGATCTTTCTATTACTAGCAGCAGCAACTCCAATTCGGATAGTTGCTCGTCATCTCTTAGTGAAGGAGACGGAAGTTCTTCATTTTCGTCAAATCCACAGAATCCCGAGTCTTCATCCACATCAGATTCAGAATATGCCAGCCATCATTCTGATGTGATGAAAGAAACATCACTCTGCCTCGAGAATGACTTTTCGGAGTGTGGTATTGTGAAGGAAGGTGACTTTCTCAGAAAAGACACATCGGGAGAATTATTGACAAAAACTACTGAAAGTTGTGAATCTGTGAAAACGAATGATGTTACGGTATCTCATCATCATGGTAATGTAATGCCACCTCCAATGCAAGCTCAGAGCCTGCACTTTCCAGTGTTTCAAGCTCCTTCCATGGGTTATTACCATCAGGGCCCGGTTCCATGGACCACCGCCCCAGCCAACGGGCTCGTGCCATTACCACATCCAAACCATTATCTGTTTCCTAGCCCGTTCAGTTATGGTTTTAATGGAAATCCTCGCTACCTTCAGTATGGTGTTGCTGGTCTCCAGCCGCTGGCTCCACCACTGCTAAACCATAGTCAGCTCCCGATATACCAACCTGTTCCACCGATCAATGGCATTAAGGAGCACTCAAAGGCCGTGCCTATCAAAGGCACGCAGAAGGAAAATACTGAAAAGTTGGAGACGGGGTGCTCTACAGTCGCAGGCGGTCAAAATGGGAATTCTGACAAACATCAAAACGGTAATACGGGGTTTTCTCTTTTCCATTTTGGTGGACCTGTTGATGTTTCAAACGGGTTTAAGCCCGATGAGGTTGCACCTGCTTTGAAAAACGGGATTGATGTGAATGTTTGTTCAAAGACATCAGGAGACAGTTGTGGGAAGGATGCGAATGCTGTTGAAGAATATAATTTATTTGCAGCAAGCAACGGAATACAATTTTCCTTCTTTTAA